A segment of the Candidatus Poribacteria bacterium genome:
AAGCCCTCGGCGACGAGATCGAGATCACGCTCGACGTCCACACGCGCCTCGACCCGCCGCATGTGATCCAGCTCTGCCGCGCCATCGAACCGTACCGCCCGTTCTTCATCGAGGATCCGCTGCGGGCGGAATCGCCGGGGGCGTACCACGCGCTCGCGCGCCACGTCCACGTGCCGCTGGCGGTCGGGGAGCAGTGGACGAGCAAGTGGGACTTCCGCGAGCTCATCGAAGAGGACCTGATGCACTATTGCCGCGTCGATCTGTGCATCGCGGGCGGCATCACGGAAGCGGTCAAGATCGCGCGGTGGTGCGAAGCGCACTACATCAACCTGGCGCCGCACAACCCGTTGGGGCCCGTCAGCACGGCGGCGGAGCTCCACCTGTGCCTGGCGTCGTCCAACGTCGGCGTGCTGGAGCTGCCGCGCAAGCCGGGGAACACGCTGCCGGATGTCTTCCCGACGCAGATGACGTGGGAGGAGGGCCACCTGCTCGCGCCGTCGGCTCCTGGACTCGGTATCGAGTTCGACCTGGAGGCGGCGGAGCGCCATCCCTACCAAGAAGTCCACGCGCCCATCCTGCGGCGCATCGACGGAGCCCTCACCAACTGGTGACCCGACGGAACGGAGCCTGCACCCATGCCACGTGAATGGCGCAACGACGCGGAGCTCTTCCGGATCGCTCGCGCGGAGCTCTACACGGCGGCAGTCGGTGATGTCCTCGACGATCTGGGGTTCCGCCACCAGTTCCTGCCGTCGGCGATACGTCCGCTCGATCCCGATTCCATGCTCGTCGGACGCGCGATGCCGGTTCTGGAAGCCGACGTGTTCGCACCTCGCGACGCCGCGAACCCATTCGGACGGATGCTCGAAGCGCTGGACGACCTGAAGCCCGATGAGGTCTACATCGCCGCGGGAGCGTCGCCGCGCTACGCCCTATGGGGCGAGATCATGACCGCCGCCGCGATTGCCCGAGGCGCATCGGGCGTCGTCTGCGACGGCTACTTGCGCGACACGAAGGGCATCCTGCGACAGGGGTTCCCCGCCTTCTCGCGCGGGAGTTACGCGCAGGACCAGAAGGGCAGGGGTGAAGTGATCGACATGCGCTGCCGGATCGAGGTCGGCGGCATTGGGATCGACCCCGGCGACATCCTCATCGGCGACATCGACGGCGTGCTCGTGGTGCCCCGTGAAGCCGAGGACGAAGCGCTGACCCGTGCGCTGGCGAAGGCGGGAGCGGAGAAGAACGTCCTCGAAGATGTCCGTCGCGGCATGTTTGCCTCCGAGGCGTTCCGCAAGTACGGTATTCTGTAGCCGCCGCATGGCAAGCCCGCCCAACAGCCAGTCAGCCCACCGGAAGTCGCTGGCGCAAAACGCCCTGTCCCTGTTCGGGGCGCACTTCATCGGCAAGGTCCTGTCGTTCGGGCTGATCGTGTTCCTGCCGCGCTTCGTGTCGGACGAGGAGCTCGGGGCGTACTTCGTCGCGAATGCGGTGACGAGCCTCGTCGGCGTTCTCGCCGAGCTCGGCATGCGCGATCCGCTCATCCGGGAGCTCCACCTGCGTCCGGAGCGGAGCGCCGAGACTCTGGGCGTCGCCTTCGCCTTTCGCGCGACGATGAGCCTCGTTGTCCTGGCGACGTGCGGTCTCGCTGTGTGGGTCGGCGGTTACACCGGGCTGCTGGCGAACCTGATCTGGTTGCTGGGCGG
Coding sequences within it:
- the dgoD gene encoding galactonate dehydratase, which translates into the protein MKITDIKTYPLWGGGRNFLFVQVETDAGITGIGESGLTWQERAVEATVERLKHWLVGEDPFRTEHLWQLMFRGGFFPGGNVLSSAISAIDLALWDIKGKALDQPVYNLLGGLCRDRVVCYPHNGGGTIEALVESCRRTTDEGWKFVRWGQPETGPAQLEPTQSILTAIRQVEAVREALGDEIEITLDVHTRLDPPHVIQLCRAIEPYRPFFIEDPLRAESPGAYHALARHVHVPLAVGEQWTSKWDFRELIEEDLMHYCRVDLCIAGGITEAVKIARWCEAHYINLAPHNPLGPVSTAAELHLCLASSNVGVLELPRKPGNTLPDVFPTQMTWEEGHLLAPSAPGLGIEFDLEAAERHPYQEVHAPILRRIDGALTNW
- a CDS encoding RraA family protein, with translation MPREWRNDAELFRIARAELYTAAVGDVLDDLGFRHQFLPSAIRPLDPDSMLVGRAMPVLEADVFAPRDAANPFGRMLEALDDLKPDEVYIAAGASPRYALWGEIMTAAAIARGASGVVCDGYLRDTKGILRQGFPAFSRGSYAQDQKGRGEVIDMRCRIEVGGIGIDPGDILIGDIDGVLVVPREAEDEALTRALAKAGAEKNVLEDVRRGMFASEAFRKYGIL